CAGAACGATTTTTTAGATCAAGACACAATTGGTTGTGATGAAGTAGGAGTTGGTGAATACTTGGGACCAATCGTTACTTGTTGTGCTTTAGTTAGACATGATCAAATTGATCGTGTTAAAAAACTTGGTGTTAAAGATTCAAAAAAATTAAGTGATGAAAAGATTGTTGAGATAGCTAATGAATTGAAAAAATTCATTAAGTTCGAAATTTTTTGTTTTGATCCTAACAAAGGAACATTAGGTTACAACCAAATGCATGAACGTTTGAACAGTCTTGAAGCTGTAAAAGCTTATATGCACAATGCTGGCTTGACGATATTTAAACTTAAATATCAGACCAATAATCCGATTATCTTAGATCAGGCTGTTCAAGAGGATCGATATTACGAATACTTAGAAGGTTTTAAAGATCTATCAATAGTAAAAATTGATTTGATGGAAACAAAGTCTGAATCTAAATACTTAAGTGTGGCAACAGCTAGTATTTTAGCTAGAGCATTTTATTTAGAACTTTGTAAAGAGTTACTACATAAAATTGGTTATACAGATGATTATAAGCTGATGTTAGGCACAAGCAACGAAATCTTTGAACGAATTAAAACATACATTCAAGAAAATCCACATTTTAATTGAAAATATGCTTTCAAGGTACATATGTTGGCTAAGTTTTTAGAATCGTTATAAGATTGATTGTTCTATCAACAATTGATATCAGTTAAACTAAAATTTAATATAAAAAAACATCGGAATGAGCCTTTCATTTCGATGTTTTTTTGCATCATTAAATCTTCTTGTTAACTACCAAGAACGGTTCTAACCTCTTATTCCGTTAATTCCGTTAAGTAGCCCACCTGTTACTTGATTTGCAGTTTTTTTAGCATTTTCAACTATCATAAGAACTTGTTTTAGATCTTCTTCAGCTTTTTTTAGATCTTGTTCTGTTGATTTAGAATCATTAAGAACAGATTCAGCTGAAGCATATGCTGACACTAAAGTAGGTCTTAGAGTTGCATATACTAATCCTGAATACATCTCTAATGTTTTGTTTTTAGTATCAACTAAAGATTTTAAAGAAGCTCTAGCAGCTTCTAATGGTGATTTTGGTTTTGATTCTGAAGTTTTAGTACAGCTAGCAGCTGTTAAAACTACAAATGAACCGATACCTAATAAACTAACAAACTTTAAAATATTCTTTCTTTTCACTTAAACTAAAGTAATAATATGCATTGATCGTGCATATTATTATTCAAGGATATATAAATTTGAATAAGCAATAAATCAATAAGTAATAAATCGCTTTATTTTCTCCCAGAAACCTTGCTGGCTAGTGTTCAACGCATAAGAGCTTCTTCTTCTTCTTCTTCTTCTTCTTCTAGAAAATAAGGGTTTTGTAATTTTTGTCGTGCGGACATGCTAAAAATGTTCGTTATTTTGACAATAAAAAAAGTACAAAATATTGATAGATCGGTATTAATAGTTTTATTTAACTAACTTAGCTTCTAAACATAAATATTATCTTAAACCGGTTTTAAATCTCTATTCGTATCATTTAAATCTGTATTCTTAAATACTTAATCAATTCCTTGATCAACTTCTAAGAAAGATATTCACTTTAGTAATCTCCTTAAATAAGATCTTCTCTAATTTTCATTAGTAATAAAACAGATCTTATTGTAGTTAATAACATTATTAATAAGTTAGATTTTTGTATCTTATCTAAGATCAAAAATCTTTTTATAATTAGATTGATGTCTAATAATAGTTATTCGATTAAGAAATTATCTAAAGAAACAATTGAACAGTTTGTCAATAGTTTAAAAGTTTATGAAGTTAAGAATACTAACAACTTAATTTATAAACGCTTTAACTATTTAGATAAACTAGTTATTAGTGTTTATAAATCGAATAGCGTTTTAATTCAGTTAACAAAGTTAGCTAGTCCAACTGATCTAGATCAGTTCATTAAACAATATTGTTTTTGAGCTGATGAATCAAAAAATAAGTCTAGTGATAATAAAGCTAGTAATAGTAAGGTAAGTAAAACTTCACCTAACAAGAAAAAAACAAAATCGACAACTGATCAGAACAAGTTCTTAGAAGGCGACACGATTGGTTGTGATGAAGTTGGCGTTGGTGAATACTTAGGGCCGATCGTTACTTGTTGTGCTTTAGTTAAACAAGATCAGATTGATCTTGTTAAAAAACTAGGGGTAAAAGATTCAAAATTATTAAGCGATGAAAAGATTATTGAAATTGCTAATGAATTAAAAAAATTCATTAAATTTCAAATCTTTTGCTTTAATCCTAAAAAAGGTGCACTGGAATTTAACCAGATGTATGATCGCTTAAAAAATATTAATGCATTAAAAGCATATATGCACAATCAATGCTTAATCTTTTTTAAGCAAAAATATCAGATCAACAATCTGATCGTACTAGATCAGTTTGTTGATCCAAATAAATACTATTTGCACCTAACTAATTTTAATGTTGAACCCATTATTAAAATTAATCTAATGGAAGAAAAAGCTGAATCTAAATATCTAAGTGTAGCTGTAGCTAGTATTTTAGCTAGAGCATTTTATTTAGAACTTTGTCAAAAGTTGCTAAATAAAATAAATTATAAAGATGATTACAAAAAGATGTTAGGTGCTGATAATAAAACTTTTGAGCGAATTAAAAAGCATATTTTAGCTCATCCTAATTTTGATTGAAGAAAGTTCTTTAAGGTGTTTTTTAAACCGTTTGCTAAGTTTTTAGAGTCGTTGGAAGATTAGTTATTTTTACTTAATTTAGTAAAAGTGAATACGAATAAGAAAAACATCAGAATGATTCAGCATTCTGATGTTTTATTTTTTTAACTAACTTGGCGTTTAAATTGATTTATTTCGCTGAAGCTTCTCTATTATTAGAACCAGAGTTAACAACCGTTTCTAAAGTAAATGTTAGGTTACCTACGTATGGAGTATCATCATTATTCATACCTGATAAGATAACTTTATTTAGACCTTTTTCTAGTTTTAAAGTTTTCTTCATTGAAGTACTGCTGTCAGTTACGGTTGTTTCCCCGTTACTTAAAGTTGTTGTTTTAGTATCAAAAGTTCCAACCTTATCTCAATTCATTAGAGATGTTGCTTCAAATTGAACGGAATTATTCATATCTGTTGTCCCTGTGCCTTCAGAAGTTGAGAACTTCAGATATCTCTTTTTATTCGTATTCACACCATTAGTAGTATTATCCCCATTAAGATACGAACCACTAATGTAATATTCACCAGCTTGTGGAGCATTTACATAAATTGTAAATGTTCGCATCTGATTATTCTCGCTAGGACTTCTGTTTAAATTAGTAAACATATGCTGAGTGTCACTCATTGGAAAACGTTCTTGAATCCCTCCAATTAACCCAACAAAATAGGTAGGATTTGATATTGGCATATCATTCTTCATATCTGAACTAGGTAATTGATAAAAGATCATACTATAGTTAGTACCTAAACTATAACCTTTTAATAAATCAACTATAATTGTTGATTTATTATCTTCTTTAGTAGAACTACTTCCAAATAGATCATCATAGATCTTATTTTTATTATCTTCACTATCAGATGAAGTTAAATACATGTTACCAATCATTGGAGCTACTTTAGACATAGCATCACCTTCTTGGGTAGGAACACTAAATTCAATTGTATTTAGACCAAACTTTAGATTTGATAATTGGATTTTAGCTACTTTGATGTCACCAACTGTTGGGGTATCGATCATTGTAGGAGTTGGAGAGGTTTCTTTAGCAGGAGTTTTTGAAGAAGGAGAAACTTCAGACTCTTCTGCATCAGGTTCAGCTTGAGCTGCTGGAGCAACTGTTGAAGTCTGAGATGAAGGAGTTACTGTTGTTGCTGTATTTTCTGTTTTAAAATCAATAGCTTTAACATCTTGATCATTTAATTTATATTGAAGCGCTACACTATCACCAGTTCTAACTAACTTATATGGGAAATATAAATAAGCTGTTGATGAAGCTCCAAAATATCTAAAACTTAAAGTATATTTAGCACCTGTTCCACTTAAGTTATAGATTCATGATACATCTGTTGGATATGGTGTAGCTTTTTCACCTTCAGCAGGTTCAGATAATTTTAAAGGTGTAGTATTATTTGTTCAAACTTTTCTTTGTGCAAAACTTCAGTTAGGTCTAGCTGTGGTGCTATTAGAATTTTGAGAATCTTGAGTGCCAGCAGTAGTAGCACTATTAGGATTAGTACCAACATCAACACTGTAACCAACAAAGCTGTAGTTACCAGGTTGCTCCATATTATTATCAGTAACGCCCATTAACTGATCTTTAACTAAAGCTTGTTTAACGAATTTATTAGCAAAATTATCAGCATTTGTTTTTCATGCATCATTTCTCATGATTGCATTACTAAGATCTTTATTAAGATCAGTTACATTCTTAACTTCAGGTATACTTCCCATAAGTGGATCTAAAGTAGGTGTAACAATCTCTTTAGCCTTAGTATATAAGTTATTAAGATTAGTTCTAATGGCTGAATAATTTTCAGCCATTAGACCATCTAAAAGAGATTTTTCTTGTTCCAATGCTTTCTTTAAACCATTATATTGATTTACTAATTCACTATTAGTAGTATCAAAATCTGTTTTAGCTTTAGATGCAGCTGAAATAGCTGAATCTAATTTTGTTTTAGCATCCTTAAGCTCTTGAGTTGTCGAACTAGAATTAGCTAGAACAACTTGAGCTGCATTATATGCTTTTACTAAAGTATCTTGGATCTTTGCATAATCAACATACATCTGAGTATTTAGATTTTTAGAATCAATTAATGTTGATAATGCAGTTTTAGCAGCTGCTAGTTCTGTAGCAGCTGGATCCATCATCGCTGATCCACCAGGTTGTGTTCTAGAACTAGGGTTTTGTGTTGGGTTAGTTGCTTGAGAACAACTTGCAGCTGCCAACATTACAAATGAACCAATACCTAATAAACTAACAAACTTTAATATGTTTTTTCTTTTCACTTAAAGTTAAACTTGATGATTTACTTAAATTTGATTTTCACCAAGAACAGATATATAAAGTTCAATAAGTAATAAATCAAGTTTATTTTCAGCTAGTTGGTTGATTCTATACCCTTGAACATCTAAGGTCTTCTTCTTCTTCTTCTTCTTCTTCTTCTAGAAAATAAGGGTTTTGAATTATTTAGATTGTCTATCCATCGCAAGATATATATATTTATTAAAAATATAAAAAAACCAGAATCTATTATAGATTCCGGTACTAATAATTTTATTTAACTAACTTAGCATTTTATTCAAATATAAACATATATTGGATTAATCATTAATTTGCTTTATCAGCTTCTACTTTAGAAACACTATCTGTTGAATTCATTAAAGTAAATGTAAGATTACCAATAAAAGGAGTAAATCCAGATGGTCTACCAAGAACTATTTTATTAATACCTTTCTTAAGGTGTAATGTTTTGTTCATGTTCATCGTATTATGACCACCTGTTGTACTCATCGTACCAACCATAGTAGTTTCTTCTTTTGTATTAAAGTTTAGTAATGAATTAAAAAATCCTGTTCCTGTTACATTAATTGTTACAGATTTAGAAGAGTCAGAAACATCATTTTCTGTAGTAAAATATAACGATCTTGATTGGTTTGCATTTGCATACGACCCACTAATATAATAATTACCATCTTGTGGAGCATTCACATAAATAATTAATGTTCTGTTTTGTCTAACTGCATTAGGAGTTATAGTTGTGTTATTTCTTGCAGAATTACCTCCATTGTTAACACCTACTTCCATAGTTTCATTACGAGATTGAGCACCACCTATTAATCCAACTAAATATACAGGAGTTTTATCTGTATTTAAATTCGTATATTGACGAATATACGTATCATAACTAGCAGCAAGACTATAACCTTTTAATAGATCAACTGTAACAGAAGTTTGTTCATTTTCTTTGTTAATAGTATTTCCAAAGATATCAGCATAAATTTTTTCTTTATTAGTTTCTTGATCAGATGTAGTTATATACATGTTTCCGATCATTGGAGCTACTTTATCCATTTGATCTGAACTGGTCGGAAGACTGAATTCAACTGTGTTAAGACCAAACTTTAAACCTGTTAATTCAACTTTAGCTACTTTAATATCATTTAGTGTTGGAGCTTCGTTCATTGTAGTCTTAGTAGGTGTTTCTTTAGTTTCAGCACTTTCTCCAGTTGATGATGAATCTTCTTCTTTCTTTTCTTCATCTTCTACTAATCTAACAGTACTTGAAGATTGAAGAGCTTCGGGTTGAGATGTAGCAGTTGCAACCGTAGTAGTCGTCTTAAAATCAACATTTTTCACTTCTCCTTCATTAACTTTATATTGAAGAGCTACTTTACCACTATCCATACTATTAACTAACTTATAAGGGAAATATAAGAAAGCTTTTTCAGATACTCCAAAATTACGGAATTTTAATGTATATTTAGCTCCCTCACCAGCTAAACTATAAATTCATGAAACATCTGATAAAGGTTTAGAATTTTTTGCATTATTAGGTATAGCAGTTATATTAGGTCCACTATTAGGTGCTGTTCAAACTACTCTTTGTGCAAAGTTTCAGTTAGGAAACTTGTTTTGGCTTGTATTATTACTATCTTGATTATTGCCTTGATTGGTATTGTTACTATCTTGATTATTGCCTTGATTAGTATTGTTACTATCTTGATTGTTTCCCTGATTAGCATTATTCGTAGTATTAGCTTGAGTCGTATTTAAATCAACACTATAACCAACAAAACTATAGATACCTGGTTGATCTTGATAAGTCTTATCTTTTCCAGGTGTTAAATCATTTTTGACTAAGACTTGTTTAACAAAACTATTAACTAAATTATCAGCATTTCGTTTTCATGCATCATTTCTCATGACTGCATTAGCAAGTGGTTCACTAATACCCATAACAGCGCTAGCTTCAGGAATACTACCTGTGAGCGGATCTAAAGTAGCCATAACAATAGGCTTAGCTTTTCCATATAATTCAACGAGATTATTCTT
The Mycoplasma tullyi genome window above contains:
- a CDS encoding ribonuclease HIII, with the translated sequence MEKTSYSFKKLAKEIVDKFIGNLKTLKADEVKTKNTKIYKRFHYLNKAIIIIYKTNTVTIQRAKSGTHTDLDRFVKQHCFWNNASKNNAANNKGSKNNSNKQNTSKTVTSKVSKNNSNKQNSNTTTKNSDSVSNTNIEDISKLTNVSETKTSVNNKKTELINNQNDFLDQDTIGCDEVGVGEYLGPIVTCCALVRHDQIDRVKKLGVKDSKKLSDEKIVEIANELKKFIKFEIFCFDPNKGTLGYNQMHERLNSLEAVKAYMHNAGLTIFKLKYQTNNPIILDQAVQEDRYYEYLEGFKDLSIVKIDLMETKSESKYLSVATASILARAFYLELCKELLHKIGYTDDYKLMLGTSNEIFERIKTYIQENPHFNWKYAFKVHMLAKFLESL
- a CDS encoding ribonuclease HIII; amino-acid sequence: MSNNSYSIKKLSKETIEQFVNSLKVYEVKNTNNLIYKRFNYLDKLVISVYKSNSVLIQLTKLASPTDLDQFIKQYCFWADESKNKSSDNKASNSKVSKTSPNKKKTKSTTDQNKFLEGDTIGCDEVGVGEYLGPIVTCCALVKQDQIDLVKKLGVKDSKLLSDEKIIEIANELKKFIKFQIFCFNPKKGALEFNQMYDRLKNINALKAYMHNQCLIFFKQKYQINNLIVLDQFVDPNKYYLHLTNFNVEPIIKINLMEEKAESKYLSVAVASILARAFYLELCQKLLNKINYKDDYKKMLGADNKTFERIKKHILAHPNFDWRKFFKVFFKPFAKFLESLED
- a CDS encoding FIVAR domain-containing protein, which produces MKRKNILKFVSLLGIGSFVMLAAASCSQATNPTQNPSSRTQPGGSAMMDPAATELAAAKTALSTLIDSKNLNTQMYVDYAKIQDTLVKAYNAAQVVLANSSSTTQELKDAKTKLDSAISAASKAKTDFDTTNSELVNQYNGLKKALEQEKSLLDGLMAENYSAIRTNLNNLYTKAKEIVTPTLDPLMGSIPEVKNVTDLNKDLSNAIMRNDAWKTNADNFANKFVKQALVKDQLMGVTDNNMEQPGNYSFVGYSVDVGTNPNSATTAGTQDSQNSNSTTARPNWSFAQRKVWTNNTTPLKLSEPAEGEKATPYPTDVSWIYNLSGTGAKYTLSFRYFGASSTAYLYFPYKLVRTGDSVALQYKLNDQDVKAIDFKTENTATTVTPSSQTSTVAPAAQAEPDAEESEVSPSSKTPAKETSPTPTMIDTPTVGDIKVAKIQLSNLKFGLNTIEFSVPTQEGDAMSKVAPMIGNMYLTSSDSEDNKNKIYDDLFGSSSTKEDNKSTIIVDLLKGYSLGTNYSMIFYQLPSSDMKNDMPISNPTYFVGLIGGIQERFPMSDTQHMFTNLNRSPSENNQMRTFTIYVNAPQAGEYYISGSYLNGDNTTNGVNTNKKRYLKFSTSEGTGTTDMNNSVQFEATSLMNWDKVGTFDTKTTTLSNGETTVTDSSTSMKKTLKLEKGLNKVILSGMNNDDTPYVGNLTFTLETVVNSGSNNREASAK